In Magnolia sinica isolate HGM2019 chromosome 16, MsV1, whole genome shotgun sequence, the genomic window TCAGTGGCCCACTGCAGCCAGTTTTTGCGGACGCAGAGCCTGCGCATGATCCTTCGCTGGGAAGATCGGTGGGCCCAGGATCTGCATCAGTGGTGAAATCTAGTCCGTCCACTAGTCTCAGCTCGAAAAATCGGTCAGGAGAGGTAGGGTTTTTTCAAgtttggcatggcccattgtaccGGATGTTCTCACCGTCCGTCCTCCGTTTGGATGGCTGAGATCCAATATTTGATCTTCTTTTGAAACTCtgccacctaggcctgagtgagaggggccgtgcacgtcttatggacggtccggattggttcgtcgaatcatggtggtggcccacaagaaagagCCGCAAGCTCTGTTACGGGCGTCCCAATGGCGGCGAGAAGGATTCAAATCCTTTTATCACTCTGATTCGGTGCTCATCTACCGCACGTacgctgtgcacacacaccacttaaggtgggtcccaccttgaggtatatgaaaTATCCGCTCCGACCATCTGTTATGCCATCTGATTTAAACGGTTGAGACCAGAATTGAAGCatgtccagatatcaggtgggccccagatcgatGTTTTGTGGGCTGATTAGACCGTTGGGAcgtttccacaaggatccaatggctgaatttcgatgtgtacggttaatttatggtcctcagtctATATATGAgttttcgagccaaacggatggtgggaaccttgtgatcttgcattctggctgcctttcgggccacttgagcttcagtttctcgattttcttgaatccctggcgtgcacatccgtcgatctggatctcctggggtccgtcgcttgccttggtgacttcagaccgttaaatccatgctcttaGTACCTTTTTCCAGTCTAGGCTTGTAAATACGCcctgtaacacaaacatgattaaatcaggccgttaaacaatactatgtttgtaagtcctggcaataactggggtctgatatgcaatatttgaccctcaacaataaccATGGGACCCAACTGCACAGAACGGATCGGTGCATATGGACGCTTTCACTTCCTATGTATCAGGATATAATTTGTTGGGGGAGAAAAGATAACATTGGAATTATAGCTCCAGTCAGGCACCCTCAGAAACAGCATCTTTCACTTTGGGTGATGGTTGGCCTAATCCATTAGCCCCCAGCATCAGCTTATTACCACTCCAGTAATTCAACgacattttagaaatttttttcctAGATATTCTTTTTCCTCTGCTAGATATAACTCGAGAGGATGGCAAGCCACACTTTGAAGTCACTACACCCAGTCCTTTTGATGGCTGGACGAACAACAAAAAGAGTTGTTTATTTGTTCTAGCCTCTTATTCTTAACTCAttgtttttgttatttatttgttCTAGCCTCTTGTTCTTAACTCATTGCTTTTGCTATTTATTTGTTCTAGCCTCTtgttcaaaaaaaaacaaaaatgtcTCCACCACATGGAACCAAGCTGAACCCAACTGTGGTCTCTTTGTATGgttctttgtgaccttgtcaatCATTTGTTTCAATCTTTAACTTATCTTACTATATATTTATTCTTTGATTTTTAGATCTATTTGCGAAATGGATTCGGATTCTGAGATGGATTTTCATATGATGTCTACAATGACTACGGCTTGTGCATTAATGACTATTTGGCTTGATAAAAATAATATGTTAGAAGAATCACAAAAACATCAACGAAATTGGACAGGCGCACAGGCTGCGAATGCGATTATTAATGGACCAGGGCCAACATGTTTTAACTACATTCGTATGCACAAAGACGCTTTCTTTAGCCTTCGTGATATGATACAAGAAAAGAGTAACCTACGAGGCACATTTGGCGTATCACTGGAAGAAGAGTTAGTAATTTTTCTTCATATAATTAGCCATAATATTAAGAACCGTGTCATGCAACATCATTTTAACCATTCTGGGGAAACAATTAATCGTCACTTTAATAGAATGCTTAATGCAGTTGTACTTTTACAACGCGATATTATAAAACCACCTAGAAATGGTGTACCACCCGAAATAATGAATAGTACGAGGTTTTTCCCGTACTTTAAGGATTGTGTTGGAGCCATAGACTACTCACATATTCCAGTGATGATCAGTATAAAAGAGCAAGCCAAGTAGCGTAATCGAAAGGGATTTATTTCCCAAAATGTGTTAGCAAGCTGCTCTTTTGATTTAACATTTCAATATGTACTAGCGGGGTGGGAGGGATCGGCATCAGATTCACGAATACTGGCAGATGCTCTTAACCGACAACACAAATTAATTGTCCCAACAGGTATTGATCTAAGtagacatataaatatatatttatttgttAATAAGCAGATTACatttacatgacttttaaagtgtGTTTTTTTAAGGCAAATATTACTTAGTAGATGCTGATTTTGCGAATGCGCCAGGCTTTTTAGCACCATTCCGTGGCGTTCGGTATCATCTAAAAGAATTTAGGCAAGGTTGTCAACCTAGGATAAAGGAAGAGTTGTTTAATCTTCGTCATTCCTCATTGCGGAATGCTATAGAACGCGCTTTTGGAGTATTGAAGGCACGATTTTCCATATTAAAGATTGCTTCAGGCTATCCTTTAAATACACAAGTCAATATAGTCGCTGCATGTTGTATCCTACATAATCATATTATCAATGAAAAACATGATCAAGAGCTTGATTTTGAAAATTACAATGATATCGGTAATGGTGAAGATGAAAGTGAGATGCATGAAGATGAAGGTAATAAGAGTAGTGAAGATGAGAATGAATGCGACTTCCGAAATGAATCTGCGGCTGCTaggagggaaaaacaaagatggaGGGAATTTCGACTTGGACTTGCGTCGGCTATGTGGGAATCATATAAGTCAGAACAAAACATCaattagttttatatatatatatatatatatatatatttagaatgTGGATGCTGATAGAAAGATTATTGCAATTTATAATATTTCTACATCTATTtgcaatttatattatatttctaTATCTTATGTAGCTTTACATGTTTGTAATGTTTAAATGTATAATGTTTTAAAGTATGTCACGAAATGCAAAGGCAAGCAGCAGTAGCCGAAAGGCACAAATTAATTGGACATCATATATAGATGAATGTATGACAAAGGCCTTAGTTGAGGAAGTATTGCTGGAAAAAAAATCTGACAACGCTATTCGAGAAGCTAGTATGAATAAAGTAGCAAAAATTGTGATGGAAACATTTTCTGTGCAAGTGGATGGAGAAAAGTGCAGGAATCGGTTACAAACGCTTAAAAAGAAATATAACTTGGCAAAGCTTACACTTAGCAAAAGTGGCTTCGGTTGGGATGAAGAAAGAAAATGTGTTACCGCTGAACTAGACGTTTGGGATGAATTCATCAAGGTGAAGTTCATTCAAAACTTGAAGTCATTCATATACAGTGAAAACTAACTAaatttcatttgttttataaGCAAAACCTGAAGCTATTCATATCAGAAACAAGCCATTTCCACTGCTAGCTCAGTTTGATATTACATGTGGGGACGATTCTGCTACCGGGAACGCAGTACGAACTACATCCGATCTTGAGAAAGAAGTCCTCCATTCATCTCATTACATGGATGACATCCCATTGTCCTCATACCCCTCTGGATCATATACACCATTTGCACCACCCGATGATGTATATTCTGACGAAACACAAGGTCAATATCAATATGGCGAAGGAAGCGGTCAAAGGGATGTGAGAAACTCTGCTCCAAggccattaaagaagaagaagaatgcctCTATTGCATCAACTGTTATTGAAAAGTTTGAACGCATGCAGGAAACAATGGATGAATATGTTTCATTCAAAACTAAAACAGCAGAAAGACTATGGGATGAGTTGGAGAATATGACAACCATTGATTCTGACATGATGTATAGGGCCTACACATTCCTTACGGAAAGACTGCATTTTGCTTCTACATTCCTAGATCATGTAAGTCCTATTCAAAGGAATGAATGGTTGGAGAGGATGATTCCCtagtaaaaaattttaaatgtaatttctatagttaaagaagacattggtaatgtaatttaattattaaattttttattaatatttttaagtttattctcaatgcttaaattttattactccatattatagatattaattcgtgggcccacttttatagcccacttgatgattggtttagcttaataattatctcaaatattcatcttgatgggcttaacaaaataacatatttgatcctatgtttttttttttaatatgattataacattttagaatgattccccaatctaagctctggtcggtgtgaatatacagctttctacctgtaagtaacttacaggctatccaaacagaaaaactaacttacctgtaagtgacttacaacttacatccaaacaggttacctgtaagtaactttcacctgtaagtgacctacaggtaagtcacttacaacttaaaagaacttacaggcatccaaacaggccctaaggtatAGTTTCATTGAAATCTAAGCCGTTAAAGTTGCTGACATAACTATCGATGGTGCATGACCTAAAAGTTTTACTAAGAGTCTAAGATGATGATACTAATTACCTAATTTTTCCATTTGAATCTCAATTACTCTATCCATCTAATAGCCATTGATAATATAGCTAACATATTTATCATTtaagagatatgctccatccacagtgtgGCTCATAataagaaattaagggtaacATGCATATACTGATATACAAATTAGGTAAAACTAACATGCACATATTGAcataaaatgaataaagtaaataaaccctgtccaaaatcaaaagtaaataaacctaaCATATGCGTACTGACATAAAACAAACAAAGTAAAAAAATCcagtccaaaatcaaaagtaaataaacctaaCATGCACATACTGACATACAGATTACGTAAAACTTTTATACATTCAATACCTTCTGTACAATTAATGtctttgtggcatgtaactagAAGAACCTTGTTCGTAActgtaatagtaaccccctcctccacctccatCTTCATTGCCAGAATCATCATTCAGTTCTCTTTTTATGGATTCAACTACATGAGAACTCTGAGTCGACTCCGAGCTGGGTGTGTCCAAAAAATGGTCATTCACCTCTGTTGAATCGGATAGTGGAGATGCCTTCCTATCTTCCTCATTCATAGATGCAATAAGTTTTTTCAAGtgctttttatgatccgattgGTACGGGATTCCTAACCGCCTATAAAATACTGtaagacttttaagaaactttgatagTTTACTCGTACCTtcttcagcatcatgttgtctcgaAGGTTGATGTTGTTGTCTGGTATTCATTGATCTGGATGCCATTTTTAAGCTTTCTTTAATGGTCTCTTTATAATTACattcttcttgttcccttaaaattctttcttgttcttcttctctactaattgtggaaggcctggaactagaGGTGGTTCCTCTgcttaacccttcttcatttataataggcctacttctatatattctttaGTTGGTTGTATTGGTTATAGTTGTAGGGTGAGGGGTGTAGGAAGTTTTTGTATTTGAGTCGAGAATGGCTCGAAGTAAATCTCGAACTTCCTGAGGAGCTATGCTACATGGTGTGGCGTCTCCTCCCCGACAAGTCAAATGTAATTTAAGCCGATTTGTTTAGTTGACAAATTGTTTTCCACACAGTTTACATTGTAACTTTATTTTTCTATCTCGGGAGTAGACTTGGACTCCATAATCTCAAATATTTACCGATGCATCATCTTGCGATGACATATCTACAGGTGTATATCTGGTTAAGTTAAgacaacattaaaaaaataagttaaagtaatgaatgaacgcaattacccaacaatataataagatatttaaacaacattaactaattgaatagtacaaatgaaaagagagaaatatccatccacccataaccataatattacaatttaaccgttaaaaaataattataaatatcatgatataaCTTTTAAGCAAATTGTAACAAAAATAAAAGGCAGTATCTCATCTTGCAGCTGCAGGTACTATCTCATCAtgtttgtcactctcctcttcatcgaacttctcttCAATAAAGTTCCCTTTCTCTCATATCGGACACAGCCAATCCTATGTACACATGAGCACTTCAACTGATTCAagtgtaagtgagcttctatacttgcttaTGACCCTACTCTCCAAACTAAAAGCATATTCTAAAGCAtagttgaaattgaaattgattatctgccattaacgagagcacaggTACTGTAAGTGAGCTTCTAGAGTTATTGATGGGATTTTCTTTTCAATTCCTCACTCTACAAGACATTTATACATGCATAATAAAATTATCAAGCCACTATAAGGAGCAGCAAGATAACGAAAGTTTATGATTTTCTTGAAAAGCCTCCATTCGACATCAACGTAGTGAGCAGTTAGTGACATATACTCCTTTCGTTAATTGGATAtcgtccacaaatctgatgtaaaGCTAATTCGGGAAATCATTTccaactctcctttcaacttgagcTTCTCGCTTTCATATATTTTCATGCATACACTCTTTATTGTTGTATGTGATACCTTCTCATATATGGGGTTAAGGCATCTGGCTAGTTCGACAAAAGCaggactctctaccatctgaaatgtCCTTTCATCGGTAATAATTAACTTGGTCGTTAACTCATTCACCAGTTCTTTGTTATACTTGTATATGGACAATGTGCCCTTCGACAGATCCACTGCAGATTGCGTAAATAAAAGTGTTTGTTGCCCCAATGCTGAAGTTCTCACTTTTTTATAAATTTCGAAATATATTTCTTCAAAGTTGTGGTCGAACCATCTGCTTGCTTAGCATACTGAGTCTTGCAATACTTGCATTGTATTTTCACGGTGCTGTTCTTCacggttacttcttcaaaatcgtcCCACACTACCGATCTCTTTTTTGCTTTTTCCGCAATATGTGACTGTGAGGTACTAGTATCAATGGACACATCTTTAAGTTCaagacctaatccttcatctttAAGAATCATCGGCGATGTAATTGACAAACGGCATaggtattggaaagaccctcgctttccatctgatagttgaaatatactaaatcatattagcattaacaatctaatgctaacagagttatactaaatcctaaattagtttcCCATGCaaagttggatagattgtaatacttttatattcCTATTTAAACGTCCATGTCGAAAATCCgatagcatctccccatgcctctccagataagttgatctttcgTTACATTCCGATGGCAAATATCTAAGTAATATAAAGATATTTGTCATTGGAAATGAAACACAAGAAACATATCTAgaaagaaatgaggagatggattgTAGATCAGGCATGAGCATTTAAATAAAccatatgaaagcatactatccatctaaccttgaatgtCCAAAATAGGACAATttaagcgatttctatgccacaaaaaacacattatatttatatatgaccacatagaaattctcaaatgggcaactaattatctaagtcacaatcacaagtcacaattattcctaaattagttactcatccaatgttggatagattgtaatacttttatattctcatttaaacgttcACGCTAAAAATTCGGCGGCATCTCTCCATGTCTCTCTAGATAAGTTTATCTTCCGTTATATTACGATACTaaatatctaagcaatgtgaagatatttggtATTGGAAAtgaaacggaagaaacatatccagagagaaatgaggagatggaccgcagaTCAGGCTTGAACATTTAattaggttatatgaaagcatactatccatatAACCTTGAATTATCCAAAATGGgataatttgagcgatttctatgccaccaaaaacacactatatttATGTATAACCATATATAAATCCTCAAATGAGCAACTAATTATTTAACtcacaattacaagtcacaataataatctaagccaaaaaaaagaagaaaaagcaatgcaatacatattaagctaactatacaATGCACAATGTTGAGATAAGTaaaaaagcaatgtaatacaattatTTAATTATAAAAATGTATTAAGCAATAAGCAATAAGCAATAAGCCAATAAGCAACAAGCATTAAGCAGTAAACAATAAACAATGTATAACttaattcaaattttcaaataaattaaACACTTTAGCAATTTAggaattagggtttagggtaagggtttaaggtttagggtttaggatttaggtttaggattagggtttaaggtttagggtttagggttaggtttaaggtttagggtttaggttagggtttcggttaggatttaggtttaggattaagggttagggtagggttatgtttaaggtttagggttaaggttaggggttaagggttagggattaggttaaggattaggggtTAGGGTGTAAGATTAGGGTAGGGTTTAGGGTTCGGTTAGACCACCAGTGAGCCAAGGCCAAAGCCGGACCACCTAAGAACCAAGGCCGGACCAACGACGAGCCTGAGTCGGACCTCCAGCAAGCCAGGGCAGCAGGGCCGGACTAACAGCGCTCAGCGAGCCAGGGCAGTAGGGCCGAGCCAGTGAGCGGGGTCCTAACTCCCGACTTTTGCCGGACCACCAGTGAGCCAGTGTGGTCCACCAGCGAGCCACTGGCTCGAAAATAAAattaatgtaaaaaataaaaattacaaaaatcaacCTACTGGATCGAGATTTGTGATGAGTGGAGAAGGTAGGGACGACCGGACGGGTTGCTGGTGGGTTCGGACTTCGGATCGAGCCCTGTTAGAGAAGAGAAGAGATGAGATGAGGTCTTCATGATTTTGGATTCGTTCGGTTCGGGTAAAAATTAACAACAAATCAACCTTACCTACTAGATGTGGAGAAGGTAGGGACGGTCAGATGGGTTGTCGGGTTGAGCGGTGGTGGTGGTGGGCTTAGATCGAGCtctggtagagaaagaagggcTAGAGTTATGGATTCGTTCGGTTCGGGACGAGTAGAGGGGtagtaaaaagtaaaaaaccTATATATAGGGCCCGACCGGATCGTATCGGATCCATTCAGATCgaattcggatcggatcggtccggattgaccactgaTCCGAACACAATCCGATGTATgatcggatctgagtggtcctactcaATCTGCACCGATCTAGGCCTTCGGTTCAGTTCGGTTCGgttcagatcgggtcggatccgttGTATCCGATTGGATTCGTCGGATCAGATTGGATTCTGCCTAGCTCTAACACCATAAGAAAAAAAGTGATGATaaccatctaccattgaaactttctctaggccatgatgatgtttatttgtcatccaaacttttTGCCTGGTGTGGACTAT contains:
- the LOC131228855 gene encoding uncharacterized protein LOC131228855 yields the protein MNSTRFFPYFKDCVGAIDYSHIPVMITGWEGSASDSRILADALNRQHKLIVPTGKYYLVDADFANAPGFLAPFRGVRYHLKEFRQGCQPRIKEELFNLRHSSLRNAIERAFGVLKARFSILKIASGYPLNTQVNIVAACCILHNHIINEKHDQELDFENYNDIGNGEDESEMHEDEGNKSSEDENECDFRNESAAARREKQRWREFRLGLASAMWESYKSEQNIN
- the LOC131228856 gene encoding uncharacterized protein LOC131228856 yields the protein MSRNAKASSSSRKAQINWTSYIDECMTKALVEEVLLEKKSDNAIREASMNKVAKIVMETFSVQVDGEKCRNRLQTLKKKYNLAKLTLSKSGFGWDEERKCVTAELDVWDEFIKVKNKPFPLLAQFDITCGDDSATGNAVRTTSDLEKEVLHSSHYMDDIPLSSYPSGSYTPFAPPDDVYSDETQGQYQYGEGSGQRDVRNSAPRPLKKKKNASIASTVIEKFERMQETMDEYVSFKTKTAERLWDELENMTTIDSDMMYRAYTFLTERLHFASTFLDHVSPIQRNEWLERMIP